In Chelonia mydas isolate rCheMyd1 chromosome 7, rCheMyd1.pri.v2, whole genome shotgun sequence, the sequence CCGACCCTTCTGAAATCACTTTTCCAGGATGTAATTGTCTTACTGCTTCCTGCGTGGCCACCACTTGTTCGTGTCTTCACCATGGTGAAAACTATAACAGTTCATGCATCAAAAACATAGGAGGTGAAGTGGACTATGCTAGAcctatttttgaatgcaatgcTATGTGCCATTGTGGTGAGTTCTGTCAAAACAGGGTTATTCAGAGGGGTTTACAATTCAGACTTGAGGTGTTCAAGACTGTTAAGAAGGGTTGGGGTCTCCGCACACTGGAGTTCATACCTAAAGGAAGATTTGTGTGTGAATATGCTGGTGAAGTTCTATGCTTCCGTGAGGCATGTAGAAGAATACAGGCACAGACACCAGAGGATTCAAACTATATTATAGCTGTGAGGGAACACTTGTATAATGGACAGATAATAGAGACATTTGTTGATCCTATAAATATAGGAAATGTTGGCAGGTTCCTGAACCATTCTTGCGAGCCAAATTTATTTATGGTTCCTGTCCGAATTGACTCACTGGTGCCCAAACTGGcactttttgctgctgctgctatctctGCTGGAGAAGAACTTTCATATGATTATTCTGGAAGATTTCTTAATGTACCGTTAATCAAAAGAGAGCAGGAAATGTTGGAGGAAGATGATGTAATGAAAAAACCCTGTTACTGTGG encodes:
- the LOC102942170 gene encoding histone-lysine N-methyltransferase SETMAR, with translation MEAIPQERDLSRGLESLPVSLWPPSEEPPPFQYSPEHVAGAGEGTDPSEITFPGCNCLTASCVATTCSCLHHGENYNSSCIKNIGGEVDYARPIFECNAMCHCGEFCQNRVIQRGLQFRLEVFKTVKKGWGLRTLEFIPKGRFVCEYAGEVLCFREACRRIQAQTPEDSNYIIAVREHLYNGQIIETFVDPINIGNVGRFLNHSCEPNLFMVPVRIDSLVPKLALFAAAAISAGEELSYDYSGRFLNVPLIKREQEMLEEDDVMKKPCYCGAKSCVGFLPYDSSLCYTPGKQPFGKVSQGNSCA